The Podarcis muralis chromosome 14, rPodMur119.hap1.1, whole genome shotgun sequence nucleotide sequence ACCTGCGTGCAGTGCACCCCGGTGCAGCTGGAGATTCTCCGTCGGGCCGGCGCCATGCCCATCTCCTCGCGGCGCTGCGGCATGATCACCAAGCGGGAAGCCGAGCGCCTTTGCAAGTCCTTCCTGGGCGAGCACAAGCCGCCCAAGCTGCCGGAGAACTTCGCCTTCGACGTGGTGCACGAGTGCGCCTGGGGCTCGCGCGGCAGCTTCATCCCGGCCCGCTACAACAGCTCGCGGGCCAAGTGCATCAAGTGCAGCTACTGCAGCATGTACTTCTCGCCCAACAAGTTCATCTTCCACTCCCACCGCACCCCCGAGGCCAAGTACACGCAGCCCGACGCCGCCAACTTCAACTCGTGGCGCCGCCACCTCAAGCTCAGCGACAAGACGGCCACCGACGACCTCAGCCACGCCTGGGAGGACGTCAAGGCCATGTTCAACGGCGGCACTCGCAAGCGGACCTTCTCCTTACACGGggcgggtggcggcggcggcggaagcGCCTCCCATGCGGCCAAGAGCGCCCTTCACCCTCCGCCGCCCTCCTCCACGGACATGCCCCCGGTGCACAAGAGCCTGCGCTGCAGCGGCGCCGAGGAGCAGCCCGGGGAGCGCGGCGGGCTGGGCTTGCCCGCGGGGGCGCACGGGCCGGCCGCCGCCGTGCGAAGCTACCCGGTCATCCCGGTGCCCAGCAAGGGCTTCGGGATGCTGCAGAAGCTGCCGCCGcctctcttcccgcccccctACGGCTTCCCCGCCGCCGCCTTCGGGCTGTGCCCCAAAAAGCAGGACGATTCTCTGGGAGGCGCCGGAGGAGGGGACCAGGTCAAAGCCGGTGCTTTGCCGCAGGGCATGTTTTGGGGGCCGCCGCACCCCCACCCGCCCCAGCCTCAACAGCAGCCGGGGGGCTCGGCTAAGGATAGCGGAGTCTACCCGTCCTTCCCCATGTTCTGGCCGGCCTCCGGGAGCCTCCCGGTGCCGCCCTACCCGGCCCAGAGTCAGGCCAAGGCGGCCGCCACGGCGGTTGTTGTGGCCGCGGCCGCAGCCGCCGCAGCCGCCGCAGTAGAGCCTCTAGGCCTGCGGAGCCACGGCCACGTGGAGCTGGAAGGGTCGGAGCCGTCGGGCAGCGAGCGCAGCAGCGCCACCCCACAGGAAGGCTCGGGCTCTGGTGCCGCCGACGGCGAGCGCTGCTCCAGCGCCCTCTCCAGAGCTGCGGCCGTCGGGGAGGAGGAGCGCTCCGGGGacgaagccttgctgcctccgcTGCCCCTGCCCAGGAAAGGCAGCTACCTGTCGGCCTTCCGCCCCGTCGTGAAAGACGCGGAGAGCATAGCCAAGCTCTACGGGACCCGCGAGGCCTACGGAGGCCCCACCGGCTGCCCGGGCTACCTCTCACCGGACTTCCTCAGCGAAGGTAGCTCCAGCTATCGCTCCCTCTCTCCGGGCAACGACACGGTGGACGAGCCCGAGGTGGATGTCGAATCCAACCGCTTTCCCGAGGACGAGGACGAGGAAGAGGTGCCCGTCGAGGAAGCCGAGGAAGCCTCTCCGCCCCAGCAGCTTCTCTTGACCGAGACCGAGGAGCCTCTTGCAGCCGTTGGCAGCGTCGGCGTCCTGGCGGCCTCGGAGAAGCCTGCGGAGAAGGCCCTGGAGCCCGAAGGGAGCCCCCCGGCCAGGAGCAACAGCAGGGGCGGCTATGAGGTGCGAGGAGGGGTGATATGGGGAAGCGGGGTGGGAACCAAGGGCGGCGATGCCAGTTCCTGCCCCTCCCGTCCTCGCCCCGAATTCCACCACGACGGAGAGAGCGTGAGTCGCTCAGAACTAGGTCTGGGCGGCTCTCCAGCGCCGGAGTGGGAGGTCGCGTGCGCGGCAGGGGGTTTTATTGAGAGACTTTCTCCCAGCCGTGGCCGCCAGATTCAGGTGGGTGGATGGTTTAGGACAGGACCTCGGGCTTGTGGGACCTTCTACTTCGTTATTCTTGCTGATTTTCCATAACCTTTGCGCAAAATAGTTGCTAAGAAGTAGGGAGGCTGGGAGCCCAGGCTTAGCCCAGCAATGCATGTTCCTAACCAGACGGGAGCTTGCAGTCCTGCCCGATAAGGACCCCCTGCCCTCCTCCACCCCGTTACTTGATATAAGCAGGCAGGTGGGAAGACGGATCGTTTGTAGtttgttaaacaattgggagtcT carries:
- the SKOR1 gene encoding SKI family transcriptional corepressor 1, whose translation is MESLAAASQLGTGRDSGSSSSSSPHSKQELQPYSGASPLKPNQVGETSLYGVPIVSLVIDGQERLCLAQISNTLLKNYSYNEIHNRRVALGITCVQCTPVQLEILRRAGAMPISSRRCGMITKREAERLCKSFLGEHKPPKLPENFAFDVVHECAWGSRGSFIPARYNSSRAKCIKCSYCSMYFSPNKFIFHSHRTPEAKYTQPDAANFNSWRRHLKLSDKTATDDLSHAWEDVKAMFNGGTRKRTFSLHGAGGGGGGSASHAAKSALHPPPPSSTDMPPVHKSLRCSGAEEQPGERGGLGLPAGAHGPAAAVRSYPVIPVPSKGFGMLQKLPPPLFPPPYGFPAAAFGLCPKKQDDSLGGAGGGDQVKAGALPQGMFWGPPHPHPPQPQQQPGGSAKDSGVYPSFPMFWPASGSLPVPPYPAQSQAKAAATAVVVAAAAAAAAAAVEPLGLRSHGHVELEGSEPSGSERSSATPQEGSGSGAADGERCSSALSRAAAVGEEERSGDEALLPPLPLPRKGSYLSAFRPVVKDAESIAKLYGTREAYGGPTGCPGYLSPDFLSEGSSSYRSLSPGNDTVDEPEVDVESNRFPEDEDEEEVPVEEAEEASPPQQLLLTETEEPLAAVGSVGVLAASEKPAEKALEPEGSPPARSNSRGGYEVYPQDREDRSQALKASTPLGPQTTPYLCTPERNEPDKEDNHSTAEDLESKKSYQNQRSVSQPSPAHTDRGDEVVSIDVTGTQLGEKDIGNLARDELQKLLMEQMELRKKLEREFQSLKDNFQDQMKRELAYREEMVQQLQIVRDTLCNELDQERKARYAIQQKLKEAHDALHHFSCKMLTPRHCTGNCSFKPPLLPQ